The following nucleotide sequence is from Achromobacter spanius.
GCACCTGCGGGTCTTCCAGCGGTTCGCGGCTACCCGCTACGTAGCGGTAAAAGCCGCTGCCCGTCTTCTGGCCAAAGCGCCCTTGTTCGCACAGGCTGTCGGCCACGCGCGAATAGCGCAGGTGCGCGGGCCGCGTGGGCGCCATGCGCTTGCGAAACGCCCAACTGATATCCAGGCCCGCCATGTCCGCCATGCGCAAGGGGCCCATGGCCAGACCGAAACGTTGCAGCGCGCCATCCACCTGCGACGGCGACGCGCCTTCCTCCAACAAAAAGTGCGCTTCGCGCGTGTAGGGGCTGACCATGCGGTTGCCCACGAAGCCATCGCATACGCCCACCAGCACCGGCAGCTTGCCCATTGCGCGCGCCAACCGGAACACGGCGGCGATGACGTTGCCGTCCGTGTCGCGGCCTTGCACCACTTCCAGCAAGCGCATGACGTTTGCCGGGCTGAAGAAATGCATGCCCAGCACCTGCGCCGGCCGGCGGGTGAAGCCGGCAATCTGGTCGATGTCCAGGCGCGACGTGTTCGACGCCAGGATGGCCTGGGGTTTGCAGATGGCGTCCAGCGCGGTGAAGATCTGGCGCTTGACGTCCATGTCCTCGAAGGCGGCCTCGATCACCAGATCGGCGTCGCGCAGATCATTCATGTCCAGGCTCGTGCGGATGCACGCCTGACGGGCTTCCACTTGCGCCGCCGTCAGCTTGCCCTTGGCCGCTGTCGCCGCGTAGTTCTTGCGGATGGCTGCCCAGCCGCGCTCCAGGGCTTGCGCGTTGCGTTCAACCAGCACCACGGCAAGGCCGGCATTGGCCAGGCTCATCGCAATGCCGCCGCCCATCGTGCCCGCGCCCACCACGCCTACCGTGGCGATTGGGCTTCGAGCCTTCCATCCCTCGGGCAGTTTGACGGCGGCGCGTTCGGCAAAGAACAGGTGACGCTGGGCCTTGGACTGGCTGCCGTTGACCAATTCCAGGAAGCGTTCGCGCTCAACCGCCAAGCCGTCTTGCAGCGTGGTCTTGGCGGCGGCTTCCACGCAGTCCACGCAGGCCAGCGGCGCCACGCAACCGCGATAACGGCGGGCAGCCTCTTTGCGGGCGCGGTCGTACACACTCGCGTCCGCCGGCGCCGCCACCTTGCGCGCACCGACGTTGCGGCCAGCCAGCGGCGCATCGGCATGCGCCAGCGCATAGGCGGCGGCGCGTTGCGGCAGATCGTCGGCAAACACCTCGTCAAGCAGGCCCCAGTCCAAGGCGGTGGCCGTGTCAATGGCATCGCCTTGTGCAATCATCGTCAGCGCGCGCTCGACACCTATGATCCGGGGCAGGCGCTGCGTGCCGCCCGCGCCTGGCAGCACGCCCAGCTTCACTTCGGGCAGGCCCAACGACGCGCCGCCCAGCGCCACGCGGTAGTGGCACCCCAGCGCCAGCTCCAGCCCGCCACCCAGGGCCGCGCCGTGTATCGCCGCAGTCACCGGCTTGGATGCCCCCTCGATCAGCGCGATCACTGAACGCAGCGTCGGTTCACGCGTGGACATAGGCGTATTGAATTCGCGGATCTCCGCGCCGCAGCAGAAGAAGGCCCCATCACCCACCAGCACCAGCGCCTGCACGCTTTCATCCGCAAGCGCCGCTTGAATCGCCGCGTGCAGTTCAGCGCGCAGGGCCGCGCTCAAGCTGTTGACCGGGGGGTTGCGCAAACGCAGCAGCGCCACGCGGCCCGACTCTGTCCGTTCTGTGTGGATCAGCATGGCGGCCTCACTCCAGCTC
It contains:
- a CDS encoding 3-hydroxyacyl-CoA dehydrogenase NAD-binding domain-containing protein gives rise to the protein MLIHTERTESGRVALLRLRNPPVNSLSAALRAELHAAIQAALADESVQALVLVGDGAFFCCGAEIREFNTPMSTREPTLRSVIALIEGASKPVTAAIHGAALGGGLELALGCHYRVALGGASLGLPEVKLGVLPGAGGTQRLPRIIGVERALTMIAQGDAIDTATALDWGLLDEVFADDLPQRAAAYALAHADAPLAGRNVGARKVAAPADASVYDRARKEAARRYRGCVAPLACVDCVEAAAKTTLQDGLAVERERFLELVNGSQSKAQRHLFFAERAAVKLPEGWKARSPIATVGVVGAGTMGGGIAMSLANAGLAVVLVERNAQALERGWAAIRKNYAATAAKGKLTAAQVEARQACIRTSLDMNDLRDADLVIEAAFEDMDVKRQIFTALDAICKPQAILASNTSRLDIDQIAGFTRRPAQVLGMHFFSPANVMRLLEVVQGRDTDGNVIAAVFRLARAMGKLPVLVGVCDGFVGNRMVSPYTREAHFLLEEGASPSQVDGALQRFGLAMGPLRMADMAGLDISWAFRKRMAPTRPAHLRYSRVADSLCEQGRFGQKTGSGFYRYVAGSREPLEDPQVLALIEQCARQDGIARREISDDEIVQRTMYALVNEGARILEEGIARRASDIDVIYVNGYGFPAYRGGPLFYADEQGLPAVLATIRRFHEAHGELWQPAPLLERLVAEGKRFADL